GCCATGGCGAGGAGACGTAGGGCAGGCGTTGGTGTGGTGATGTGTCCACTCGCTTCACATTTTTGCTGGTTCTCAGAAAGTGTAGAGATATGTAACGAATCCATGTTATTGATCTCCAATGAGTGGTAACTGAAACAATTCGTCCATTTTTTCAAGGCTGGCCTGTGCAGTGTGTGCGATGGATGGGAAGTACGCGATGAGCGCTTGGTTTTTGGTGTATTCGTTGATGGGGGAGTAGCCTTTGTCTGGGTACCGGCACCGGCTTTCATGTTCTTGGGTGATGATGGCAAAGTACAGGAGCGGACTGATGATGACCATGCCCTTCATCACAGAGAGAAGGAGTGTTTTGAGGTTCTGGTCGTTGAAGGTACCATTGATTGTATCATTTATGAGTATCTTAGTGGCAGGTGTGCCACCGATGAGGGCGTAGACCTCTTTTACTGCTCCAGTACGGATGAGTTTCCCGATCTCCGGATCAAACTTTGGGGATGTTATGAGGTCTTCACACGTCAGTTCAGTTTGTTCCTCGACGCGGAACCGTTCCAATCTCTTTACAAGTTCGTCGGAGGTGATTGTATGCGAAGAATCTATGACCTTATCGATCTCCTTCTGTGCCCAGTGGAGATCTTTATCGAGATTGTCGAGATAGGATTCATATGCTGTCGTTTCTCCATCCTGTGAAGTGCCGATACAACTACGGACCATCTTCACTTCGCTGATCATAGGGCCAATGATATCTCGGAGTTTCAGGAAGGCCATTTTTCCTACTCTTGCCCCTTTATGGCCGACGTCTTTCGTGTTCCTTGCTTCTTCCAGTGTGATCGTACCGTGGTGATACCCGAAGGCCTTCCACCCTTTTTCCACTCCTTGCTGGAGAAAAAAGACGGCCTGAGGATAGTACCCCTGATCGTATAGGCACATCGCCGCATCAAGATCCTGCCGGGCAATTGCGAGGGTATCCTTCGCCAGCGGGAGATCAGGATGAGCCTTTTTTTTAATGGGCTTCCCTTTCTTCCCCATCTTATAACCCCGCTGGTAGTTGACCGATCATATTATGGTCCCCTTTTGTCACAATTCATGACCGCACTTTCGATTATGCTTTTCTTTCTCGCAATCATCTTGGCGATGAATTCATCAAAAGATTCTTGGGGATAATGTGGATTTGGCTTAGATTCATAATATGTGTCACATAAACTGGCTATATTCCCAATAGTACAGTCGCTAAAAATATTTTTAAAAACCGTATCGGATCGAGAGATATGTCCATACAACTCTTCGAGTTGAAATAAATCATTTTTAAAGGTTTCTTTGGACGTTATCCCCGTTATTGCTGTTGTCCGTCTCGCCAGTATTTCCTGAATCTGCTCGTATGTTGCCTCCTCGGAGTTGGTATTCCCGCGGTAGTAAATACGGTTCTTTTGTATGCCCTCTCCGGCTCCCCGTGGGAGAAAAGGGATATTCTGAGGCGTGTCTTTGACCAAAAACACCTGAAACTTTTTTCCTTTCAGTACGCCATATTCTGATTCGTCATACGCGAAATCAAGGATCTCATAGTCAAGATTTTCAGGAACGAACGTGCTCAATTTTTGTTGTATGTGGGTTTTATCCTCAAAATTTTCAAGACCAACTGGCTCATAGTTATTGTCTTCGAGTTCTTTTACTCCAAAGACAATAGTGCCCCCCATGCTATTCGCCATTGCAATAATTATTCTTGCAAGTTTTGACGCCCCAATCATTGATTCCTTATAATCCAAATGATTGAATTCCCCAAGGTTATCCTTCAAGATGTCCCGAAGTTTTGTGCGATCTGGATCCTCAAAAAAGGGAGCAAAAGCCTCCCTGATACCGCCGATGATTGCACTCATCCAATCACAACCTAGCGCCTGTCTTTGAATGGGTCGTCCATCAATCCCATTTTGAGATGTTCGATGGAGGCGGTTCGCAGATGCCGGATTTGAATGCTGATTGGAGGTGAGGTAGGTGTTTCAAAAAATAATCCATTTACACCCGATGAAAATAGATATCTTGGTTCTTCTGTCTGTCCACTCATTCAAGCGGTTATTATGTGTTCATATGAATTATTGTTCCGGTTTGGTCCCACGATAAACATTTCAAATCTAAAAAAACAAATATTCGGGTCAATTTGCACTTGAACGAACTTTCATGAAATTTTGGGCGTTTTCACTGCTACTATGGAGAATGGTGCGATTTCGTTGGCACTCTCACGTTGCCCGAAAATATCCCAAAAAAGCACACTCAGAAGATCAATACATAATCACAAAAAAACCGTCCCAAAAGAGTGCTGCGAGGGGGATCCGAACCCCCGACCTCCAGATATCTCAGATCTGGGCGCTCCGTGATGCTCAAAACCCTATGAGTCTGGCGCCCTAACCAACTAGGCCACCGCAGCACGAGTGTTTGCACCTAAGTGCATTATAACAAGGACGGATGGATTAATAAAGGTTATTGTGGGGAGGGGGGTTCAGCGCCTCATCTGGTTGATGTAGACGTTGACCGCGGCGGAGATCGCTGCCGT
The sequence above is drawn from the Methanofollis sp. genome and encodes:
- a CDS encoding helix-turn-helix domain-containing protein, producing the protein MSAIIGGIREAFAPFFEDPDRTKLRDILKDNLGEFNHLDYKESMIGASKLARIIIAMANSMGGTIVFGVKELEDNNYEPVGLENFEDKTHIQQKLSTFVPENLDYEILDFAYDESEYGVLKGKKFQVFLVKDTPQNIPFLPRGAGEGIQKNRIYYRGNTNSEEATYEQIQEILARRTTAITGITSKETFKNDLFQLEELYGHISRSDTVFKNIFSDCTIGNIASLCDTYYESKPNPHYPQESFDEFIAKMIARKKSIIESAVMNCDKRGP
- a CDS encoding HEPN domain-containing protein, which codes for MGKKGKPIKKKAHPDLPLAKDTLAIARQDLDAAMCLYDQGYYPQAVFFLQQGVEKGWKAFGYHHGTITLEEARNTKDVGHKGARVGKMAFLKLRDIIGPMISEVKMVRSCIGTSQDGETTAYESYLDNLDKDLHWAQKEIDKVIDSSHTITSDELVKRLERFRVEEQTELTCEDLITSPKFDPEIGKLIRTGAVKEVYALIGGTPATKILINDTINGTFNDQNLKTLLLSVMKGMVIISPLLYFAIITQEHESRCRYPDKGYSPINEYTKNQALIAYFPSIAHTAQASLEKMDELFQLPLIGDQ